The following proteins come from a genomic window of Terribacillus aidingensis:
- a CDS encoding metal ABC transporter ATP-binding protein: MYYIKVDELAFHYEREPVLTNISFELNPGDFIMLTGENGAAKSTLIRNILGLLKPTTGKVSLSSNNSFGEKLVVGYVPQQVASFNVGFPSTVLELVQSGRYQRGKWFRNLNKDDKEQVRRALESVGMWDMRYKKIGELSGGQKQRISLARVFATDPDLFVLDEPTTGMDTESREEFYKLLKHKSDVHGKGILMVSHDHEELRNYCNKHIELIRKEGLPWRCFSMDSCKELSKPHFLSH, encoded by the coding sequence ATGTACTATATTAAAGTAGATGAACTTGCTTTTCATTATGAAAGGGAACCTGTTCTAACAAATATTTCATTTGAATTAAACCCAGGGGACTTTATTATGCTGACAGGAGAAAATGGGGCTGCTAAAAGCACCTTAATACGTAACATCTTAGGCTTGCTTAAGCCCACAACCGGAAAAGTTAGCTTATCGTCCAATAATAGTTTCGGAGAGAAGTTAGTGGTTGGATATGTCCCTCAACAAGTGGCTTCGTTTAATGTTGGCTTCCCCAGTACTGTATTGGAATTAGTTCAGTCTGGTCGTTATCAAAGAGGCAAATGGTTTAGGAACTTAAATAAAGACGATAAAGAACAAGTTAGACGTGCCCTTGAATCAGTAGGCATGTGGGATATGCGTTACAAAAAGATAGGCGAATTGTCGGGGGGACAAAAACAGAGAATTTCTTTAGCTCGTGTCTTTGCGACAGATCCGGATCTGTTTGTATTAGATGAACCTACCACAGGAATGGATACAGAATCACGTGAGGAATTTTACAAGTTGTTAAAGCATAAAAGCGATGTGCATGGGAAGGGAATTTTGATGGTCTCACATGACCATGAAGAACTTCGAAATTACTGCAATAAACATATCGAACTTATACGGAAGGAGGGATTGCCTTGGAGATGTTTCTCTATGGATTCATGCAAAGAGCTTTCCAAGCCTCACTTCTTATCTCATTGA
- a CDS encoding metal ABC transporter permease, producing MEMFLYGFMQRAFQASLLISLIAPFLGLFLILRRQSLMADTLAHVSLAGVALGLLVSINPTWTNILMVIFIAVLLEYIRMLYRTYSEVSIAILMSAGMALALFLMSLNQGGTTLNINQFLFGSIVTISKGQVWILYLLAGTILCLYLIFRKAMYVMIFDEETAFTAGLPIKTMSILFNVLTGITIAIIMPIVGALLVSAILILPAAISMRLSRSFSSTILIGIPITLASMLSGLVTSYEYGTPPGATITLILVAVLAIITILKRLAKVFKMNKSF from the coding sequence TTGGAGATGTTTCTCTATGGATTCATGCAAAGAGCTTTCCAAGCCTCACTTCTTATCTCATTGATTGCTCCATTTTTAGGGTTATTTCTCATATTACGTAGGCAGTCACTTATGGCAGACACTCTAGCTCACGTCTCCTTAGCCGGAGTGGCATTAGGACTATTAGTCAGCATCAACCCAACCTGGACAAATATTTTGATGGTGATATTTATTGCAGTTTTACTGGAATATATACGTATGTTATATCGAACATATTCTGAGGTTTCTATTGCTATCTTGATGTCAGCTGGAATGGCTTTAGCATTGTTTCTAATGAGTTTGAATCAGGGTGGTACAACACTGAATATCAACCAGTTTTTATTTGGATCAATCGTAACAATTAGTAAGGGGCAGGTTTGGATACTTTATCTATTGGCAGGTACCATTCTATGCTTATATCTAATATTTCGTAAGGCAATGTATGTAATGATCTTTGATGAAGAAACGGCATTTACTGCTGGATTGCCTATAAAGACTATGTCAATCTTATTCAATGTGTTAACTGGTATCACAATTGCTATTATTATGCCTATTGTAGGTGCATTATTAGTGTCAGCAATTTTAATTTTACCTGCAGCCATTTCTATGCGCTTGAGCAGAAGCTTTTCGAGCACTATATTGATTGGGATACCTATTACGTTAGCTAGTATGTTAAGCGGATTAGTAACTTCTTATGAGTATGGTACTCCACCGGGTGCAACCATTACCTTGATCCTTGTTGCAGTCCTAGCAATTATAACTATCCTTAAAAGATTAGCAAAGGTATTCAAAATGAACAAAAGTTTTTAA
- the dhaK gene encoding dihydroxyacetone kinase subunit DhaK, with translation MKKIINRPEDVVLEMCHGLVLAHPELEFLKKYKVIKRKQLQTNKVTLISGGGSGHEPSHAGFVGEGMLDAAVCGDMFASPSQIQVYQAIKETAGEKGTLLIIKNYSGDIMNFKNAAHLAKEDGLEVDYVKVDDDIAVEDSLYTVGRRGVAGVVLVHKVAGAAAAEGRDLQQVKVVAEKAVSRTRSIGVALTSCTLPGGEPTFKLAEDEMEYGVGIHGEPGIRREKVLSADELAKRMVEDLLKEGQPEEDAALLINGFGGTPLQELYLFNQSVNRELAERNIKINRIFVGNYMTSIDMAGVSVTIMSLDDELRTLLSSESDTPALKIDGPVEQPAFSSFKEAADNADVSYQVETDSAYAQVKEDSITLENIIYLVDKMSEIIIENEAAFNKLDTHAGDGDFGNSVAKGFRQLKREWKHILDEDNLTIGSFLNDSSMVIMEHCGGASGPIWGGAFRAAGKAAGEKKELTVTEFADILQRVVTAIQDIGERSFGRGAEVGDKTLIDALAPCADSWKQSAAANEDVKTAFKKGAEAAVTGAEKTKEIVARMGRAGTVGERSLGYPDAGAHALGVIFTKLAAALK, from the coding sequence ATGAAAAAAATCATTAACCGACCAGAGGATGTTGTCCTGGAGATGTGTCACGGATTGGTATTGGCTCACCCGGAACTCGAATTTTTGAAGAAGTATAAAGTGATCAAACGAAAACAATTACAGACAAATAAGGTTACCTTAATCAGTGGGGGAGGCAGCGGGCATGAGCCTTCTCATGCAGGCTTTGTCGGGGAAGGTATGCTGGATGCAGCGGTATGTGGCGATATGTTTGCTTCGCCTTCTCAAATTCAAGTGTATCAAGCTATCAAGGAGACGGCAGGTGAGAAGGGAACTCTGCTGATCATTAAGAATTACAGCGGGGATATTATGAACTTCAAGAACGCAGCACACCTTGCTAAAGAGGATGGTCTGGAAGTCGATTATGTGAAGGTCGATGATGATATCGCTGTGGAGGATAGTCTTTATACAGTTGGAAGACGCGGTGTAGCTGGAGTCGTGCTTGTACATAAGGTCGCCGGAGCAGCTGCAGCCGAAGGCCGTGACTTACAGCAGGTGAAGGTGGTAGCGGAAAAAGCTGTATCTAGAACCCGCAGTATCGGTGTGGCCTTGACATCCTGCACATTGCCAGGAGGTGAACCGACATTTAAGCTGGCTGAGGATGAGATGGAGTATGGTGTCGGGATCCATGGAGAACCTGGTATTCGACGGGAAAAAGTTCTTTCAGCTGACGAACTTGCTAAACGGATGGTCGAGGATCTGTTGAAGGAAGGACAGCCAGAGGAAGATGCGGCTTTATTGATTAACGGATTTGGCGGAACACCATTACAAGAATTGTATCTGTTCAATCAATCTGTCAATCGTGAACTAGCTGAACGGAATATTAAAATAAACCGGATATTCGTAGGCAACTATATGACTAGTATCGATATGGCAGGTGTGTCGGTAACGATTATGTCACTTGATGATGAGCTGCGCACACTGCTCTCCAGTGAATCAGATACACCAGCTCTCAAGATTGACGGACCTGTAGAGCAGCCAGCGTTTTCCAGTTTTAAGGAAGCAGCAGACAATGCGGATGTTTCTTATCAGGTAGAAACGGACAGCGCGTATGCACAAGTAAAAGAGGACTCTATTACACTGGAAAACATAATCTACTTAGTGGATAAAATGAGCGAGATTATCATTGAAAATGAAGCTGCCTTCAACAAGCTTGATACACATGCTGGAGATGGGGATTTCGGTAATAGTGTGGCAAAAGGCTTCCGTCAATTGAAACGGGAATGGAAACATATTCTCGATGAAGACAACCTTACGATTGGCAGCTTCCTTAATGACTCTTCCATGGTGATCATGGAGCATTGCGGTGGTGCTTCAGGACCAATTTGGGGTGGCGCGTTCCGTGCTGCCGGAAAAGCAGCTGGTGAGAAGAAAGAGCTCACTGTGACAGAATTCGCAGATATCCTGCAGCGTGTCGTAACGGCAATCCAGGATATTGGAGAACGCTCCTTTGGTCGCGGAGCTGAGGTCGGGGATAAGACATTGATTGATGCACTCGCACCATGTGCGGATAGCTGGAAGCAGAGTGCTGCAGCTAATGAAGATGTGAAGACAGCCTTCAAAAAAGGCGCAGAGGCTGCAGTTACTGGTGCGGAGAAGACGAAGGAAATCGTTGCACGGATGGGACGTGCTGGAACGGTAGGAGAGCGCAGTCTTGGTTATCCGGATGCAGGCGCGCATGCACTGGGTGTCATTTTTACTAAATTAGCTGCTGCATTGAAATAA
- a CDS encoding zinc-dependent metalloprotease, whose protein sequence is MKKKSILAGALLITSLLSVPSVSLADEVHDHGHNHETVGFDHIGDKLPKAGDFKDLESAPSIEQSTEVVEFNSRGKEVEKHRTESNTGGFSIADTGSQKVTVLAVADEEYRAAYPDWQQRIISIVEQADNAFNRDHDVDYVVEAVGQWSSSGSNSSALLQDLQRDWDGRGYDFVAGFTRDSRFDAGGIAYVYSGAPSGSAISVNLDQGTRNTAYAAQHEFTHNYGIGHDAQGSGIRCIMNYDYSYTVDYWDEGHDRVLSQNKFWYGS, encoded by the coding sequence ATGAAAAAGAAATCGATTCTTGCTGGAGCTCTGCTTATCACGTCCTTATTATCAGTCCCTTCTGTATCGTTAGCTGACGAAGTGCATGATCATGGGCATAACCATGAAACAGTCGGTTTTGACCATATTGGAGACAAGCTCCCTAAAGCAGGGGATTTCAAAGACTTGGAGTCTGCACCGTCTATTGAGCAATCAACGGAAGTAGTCGAGTTTAACAGTAGAGGAAAAGAAGTGGAAAAACACCGGACAGAAAGTAATACAGGCGGATTTAGTATAGCGGATACAGGCAGCCAAAAGGTGACAGTCCTGGCTGTTGCCGATGAAGAATATCGAGCTGCTTATCCGGATTGGCAGCAAAGGATTATTTCAATTGTGGAACAAGCAGACAATGCTTTCAACCGTGATCATGATGTGGACTACGTCGTCGAGGCTGTTGGACAATGGTCGTCCAGCGGATCAAATAGCTCTGCTTTGCTGCAGGACTTACAGCGTGACTGGGATGGACGCGGGTATGATTTTGTTGCTGGTTTTACAAGAGACAGCCGATTTGATGCAGGTGGTATTGCATATGTATATAGCGGAGCACCTTCCGGAAGTGCGATTAGTGTAAACCTTGATCAAGGAACAAGAAATACTGCATACGCAGCACAGCATGAATTTACGCATAACTATGGCATCGGTCACGATGCGCAGGGAAGCGGAATCCGCTGCATCATGAACTATGATTATTCATACACAGTAGACTACTGGGATGAAGGTCATGATCGTGTGCTGTCACAAAATAAATTCTGGTACGGATCTTAA
- a CDS encoding VOC family protein — protein MIEGLYEAHLPVSNLQKSITFYQGLGIELSHIHEDRLAFFWIKKDHSWLGLWESDKAELAYHPSIRHVAFQVSLENLKGASGWLRDRGYQPREAFGFGPYEPFVMAHDGMAHAKIHFNDPDGNSLELITKIDNPNNVTSRMYLSEWEKENANKQSRDRSL, from the coding sequence ATGATAGAAGGTTTGTACGAAGCACATCTCCCAGTTAGTAATTTGCAAAAATCTATTACATTTTATCAGGGGTTAGGTATAGAGCTATCACATATTCATGAAGATAGGCTAGCTTTCTTTTGGATTAAAAAGGACCATAGCTGGCTTGGTCTCTGGGAATCGGATAAAGCGGAGCTTGCCTATCATCCATCCATAAGACATGTCGCATTTCAAGTGAGTTTGGAAAATCTAAAAGGTGCATCCGGATGGTTAAGAGATAGAGGCTATCAGCCGAGAGAGGCTTTCGGTTTTGGGCCTTATGAACCTTTTGTGATGGCGCATGATGGAATGGCACATGCTAAGATTCATTTCAATGATCCAGATGGAAACAGTCTGGAGCTGATTACGAAGATAGACAACCCAAACAATGTCACTTCCAGGATGTATTTGAGTGAATGGGAGAAAGAGAACGCTAATAAGCAGAGTAGGGATAGAAGTTTGTGA
- a CDS encoding nitronate monooxygenase, producing MANRLFEALSITHPIIQAPMAGGITTAELVIAVSEAGGLGMIGAGYLNAESTRNQIQEVKAGTDKSFGINLFVPNPYKEEEDVIHRAQVSLQPFLEKLGSSGAESEFLSYEQTLGIFLEQVKVVIQEKVPVCSFTFGIPSSDVIHFLKQAGVYTIGTATTLAEAQAIEAAGMDAVVLQGSEAGGHRGNFLAEVEQSMIGLMALIPQTVDKVNIPVIAAGGIMDRRGVKAARCLGAQAAQLGTAFLTCKESGANPLHKQAILEGQQVDKTTLTKAFSGKAARGIENDFIREMREVETELPDFPIQNTLTKPIRSAAAQNNDRNMMSLWCGQNPNLAEPITAKELVHKLVDEE from the coding sequence ATGGCAAATCGTTTATTTGAAGCTTTATCTATTACTCATCCAATTATTCAGGCACCTATGGCGGGAGGAATAACAACAGCAGAATTAGTGATAGCTGTATCTGAAGCAGGCGGATTAGGCATGATTGGTGCTGGTTATCTAAATGCAGAAAGTACCCGCAATCAAATACAAGAAGTAAAGGCTGGAACAGATAAATCCTTTGGTATCAATTTATTTGTACCAAATCCTTACAAAGAAGAGGAGGATGTCATTCATCGAGCACAAGTATCACTTCAGCCGTTTCTGGAGAAACTGGGCTCTTCAGGTGCAGAGAGTGAATTCCTGTCTTATGAACAGACCTTAGGAATATTCCTTGAGCAGGTAAAAGTCGTCATACAAGAAAAGGTACCAGTTTGTTCGTTCACATTTGGAATTCCTTCTTCCGATGTCATCCACTTTTTGAAACAAGCGGGCGTATACACCATTGGTACAGCAACTACTTTGGCAGAGGCGCAGGCAATTGAAGCAGCTGGAATGGACGCGGTTGTCCTGCAGGGGAGCGAGGCAGGAGGTCATCGGGGGAACTTCCTAGCGGAAGTGGAACAAAGTATGATTGGACTGATGGCACTGATACCGCAAACTGTCGATAAGGTGAATATTCCGGTCATTGCTGCTGGAGGTATAATGGATCGACGCGGGGTCAAGGCGGCTCGCTGTTTAGGCGCACAAGCAGCGCAGCTCGGCACCGCATTTTTAACGTGTAAAGAAAGCGGTGCAAACCCATTACATAAGCAAGCAATTCTGGAGGGACAGCAAGTAGACAAGACAACATTAACGAAAGCTTTCTCTGGCAAGGCGGCCAGAGGCATCGAAAATGATTTTATCCGTGAAATGCGGGAAGTTGAGACGGAACTGCCGGACTTTCCTATCCAGAATACATTGACAAAGCCTATTCGATCCGCTGCTGCACAAAACAATGATAGAAACATGATGTCCTTATGGTGCGGGCAAAACCCAAATTTAGCAGAGCCTATCACTGCTAAGGAACTGGTGCATAAACTAGTAGACGAGGAATAA
- a CDS encoding NUDIX hydrolase: MVLEKWLEWARRIQAISQAGLHFSKDVFDRERYEELQQLSAEIIANYTKQSAEDVEKTLAAEKGYPTPKLDIRGVVFREGKLLLVKEKMDERWSLPGGFCEVGLSASENAVKEIKEESGYDVVPKKLLAVLDSDKHTDKPQMFHYYKIFLQCELVGGGAQESVETSEIGFFGETELPPLSLKRNTATQIKMLFEALRNPRKESVFD; the protein is encoded by the coding sequence ATAGTCTTGGAAAAATGGCTCGAATGGGCAAGAAGAATACAGGCAATCTCCCAAGCTGGGTTGCATTTCTCAAAGGATGTATTCGATCGGGAGAGATACGAGGAACTGCAGCAGCTCAGTGCGGAAATTATCGCTAACTATACGAAGCAGTCGGCAGAGGACGTTGAGAAGACACTTGCAGCAGAAAAAGGGTACCCTACCCCGAAGCTGGATATCCGCGGTGTTGTTTTCCGGGAAGGGAAGCTGCTGTTAGTGAAAGAGAAGATGGATGAACGGTGGTCACTGCCGGGCGGTTTTTGTGAGGTAGGGCTGTCGGCCAGTGAGAATGCTGTAAAGGAAATCAAAGAGGAGTCGGGGTACGATGTTGTACCTAAGAAACTTTTAGCGGTGCTCGATTCGGATAAGCATACCGACAAGCCGCAAATGTTTCACTACTACAAGATTTTCCTGCAATGCGAGCTTGTCGGCGGAGGAGCACAGGAAAGTGTGGAGACGAGTGAGATCGGCTTTTTTGGAGAAACAGAGTTGCCGCCATTGTCGTTGAAAAGAAATACAGCAACTCAAATCAAGATGCTGTTCGAAGCTCTGCGCAATCCTAGGAAAGAGAGTGTATTTGATTAA